A genomic stretch from Mauremys mutica isolate MM-2020 ecotype Southern chromosome 18, ASM2049712v1, whole genome shotgun sequence includes:
- the TMEM268 gene encoding transmembrane protein 268 isoform X1 gives MTAGNRDPHEACFFTMACESQADGAEKQSPISYCGTHADESSLHWVKEFHNGQVLMVLTASNTCSSTVFDMELCAEKLKTFGIEMTRDQWRNLIQNAILEPEVRRYMFYNSRAFGIAIAVIFYISIWANIYSTMQLYSFGCRWDVSILVTVAAIALTIVVILIIDQHQRKIHVNTDVRLAAANEAFMKHNLLLGVADAMDRHQNVLQLCFVHFNLEQCLHSLAGYITEQKRNHQSALRHNLDQFCVTMETVIQSGQGRGEESSSEESPLLPSDKKGTLACSELLHLIPEGAPEVMAQQLLVIFSGYYIRLLVSGQLPQVVMLRHVEHMNIPCLCQFIETNVLDTGHCWFKAR, from the exons ATGACTGCAGGAAATAGAGATCCACATGAAGCCTGTTTCTTCACCATGGCCTGTGAAAGCCAAGCAGACGGAGCTGAGAAACAAAGTCCCATCTCCTACTGTGGGACCCATGCAGATGAAAGCTCCCTTCACTGGGTGAAAG AGTTTCACAATGGCCAAGTGCTTATGGTTCTCACTGCGAGCAATACCTGCTCTTCCACCGTCTTTGATATGGAGCTTTGTGCAGAGAAACTGAAGACCTTTGGAATTGAG ATGACAAGGGATCAGTGGAGGAATTTAATTCAAAACGCCATTCTGGAACCTGAAGTAAGAAGATACATGTTTTACAACTCCAGAGCTTTTGGGATAGCCATTGCTGTG ATTTTCTACATCTCAATCTGGGCAAATATTTACTCCACCATGCAGCTGTATTCCTTTGGGTGCCGCTGGGACGTCAGCATTCTGGTGACGGTGGCTGCCATAGCACTCACTATAGTTGTTATATTGATTATTGACCAACATCAAAGGAAG ATACATGTGAATACTGATGTGAGGCTGGCAGCTGCCAATGAAGCCTTCATGAAGCACAACTTACTTCTAGGGGTTGCAGATGCCATGGACAGGCACCAGAATGTTCTACAG CTTTGCTTTGTCCATTTCAACCTGGAGCAGTGTCTTCACTCCTTAGCAGGCTATATTACTGAACAGAAGAGAAACCACCAG tctgccctgaggcacaATCTGGACCAGTTCTGCGTCACTATGGAGACAGTGATCCAGTCGGGtcagggaagaggagaggagagtTCATCTGAAGAGTCACCTCTTCTACCCAGTGACAAGAAAGGGACTCTGGCATGCAGTGAACTGCTCCATCTCATTCCAGAGGGAGCTCCAGAG GTGATGGCCCAGCAGCTGTTGGTGATCTTCAGTGGCTATTACATCAGACTCTTGGTTAGTGGTCAGCTCCCTCAGGTGGTCATGTTACGGCATGTGGAACACATGAATATCCCCTGCCTTTGCCAGTTCATAGAGACAAATGTGCTTGACACAGGACACTGTTGGTTCAAGGCCAGGTGA
- the TMEM268 gene encoding transmembrane protein 268 isoform X3, producing the protein MTAGNRDPHEACFFTMACESQADGAEKQSPISYCGTHADESSLHWVKEFHNGQVLMVLTASNTCSSTVFDMELCAEKLKTFGIEMTRDQWRNLIQNAILEPEVRRYMFYNSRAFGIAIAVIFYISIWANIYSTMQLYSFGCRWDVSILVTVAAIALTIVVILIIDQHQRKIHVNTDVRLAAANEAFMKHNLLLGVADAMDRHQNVLQSALRHNLDQFCVTMETVIQSGQGRGEESSSEESPLLPSDKKGTLACSELLHLIPEGAPEVMAQQLLVIFSGYYIRLLVSGQLPQVVMLRHVEHMNIPCLCQFIETNVLDTGHCWFKAR; encoded by the exons ATGACTGCAGGAAATAGAGATCCACATGAAGCCTGTTTCTTCACCATGGCCTGTGAAAGCCAAGCAGACGGAGCTGAGAAACAAAGTCCCATCTCCTACTGTGGGACCCATGCAGATGAAAGCTCCCTTCACTGGGTGAAAG AGTTTCACAATGGCCAAGTGCTTATGGTTCTCACTGCGAGCAATACCTGCTCTTCCACCGTCTTTGATATGGAGCTTTGTGCAGAGAAACTGAAGACCTTTGGAATTGAG ATGACAAGGGATCAGTGGAGGAATTTAATTCAAAACGCCATTCTGGAACCTGAAGTAAGAAGATACATGTTTTACAACTCCAGAGCTTTTGGGATAGCCATTGCTGTG ATTTTCTACATCTCAATCTGGGCAAATATTTACTCCACCATGCAGCTGTATTCCTTTGGGTGCCGCTGGGACGTCAGCATTCTGGTGACGGTGGCTGCCATAGCACTCACTATAGTTGTTATATTGATTATTGACCAACATCAAAGGAAG ATACATGTGAATACTGATGTGAGGCTGGCAGCTGCCAATGAAGCCTTCATGAAGCACAACTTACTTCTAGGGGTTGCAGATGCCATGGACAGGCACCAGAATGTTCTACAG tctgccctgaggcacaATCTGGACCAGTTCTGCGTCACTATGGAGACAGTGATCCAGTCGGGtcagggaagaggagaggagagtTCATCTGAAGAGTCACCTCTTCTACCCAGTGACAAGAAAGGGACTCTGGCATGCAGTGAACTGCTCCATCTCATTCCAGAGGGAGCTCCAGAG GTGATGGCCCAGCAGCTGTTGGTGATCTTCAGTGGCTATTACATCAGACTCTTGGTTAGTGGTCAGCTCCCTCAGGTGGTCATGTTACGGCATGTGGAACACATGAATATCCCCTGCCTTTGCCAGTTCATAGAGACAAATGTGCTTGACACAGGACACTGTTGGTTCAAGGCCAGGTGA
- the TMEM268 gene encoding transmembrane protein 268 isoform X2, which translates to MACESQADGAEKQSPISYCGTHADESSLHWVKEFHNGQVLMVLTASNTCSSTVFDMELCAEKLKTFGIEMTRDQWRNLIQNAILEPEVRRYMFYNSRAFGIAIAVIFYISIWANIYSTMQLYSFGCRWDVSILVTVAAIALTIVVILIIDQHQRKIHVNTDVRLAAANEAFMKHNLLLGVADAMDRHQNVLQLCFVHFNLEQCLHSLAGYITEQKRNHQSALRHNLDQFCVTMETVIQSGQGRGEESSSEESPLLPSDKKGTLACSELLHLIPEGAPEVMAQQLLVIFSGYYIRLLVSGQLPQVVMLRHVEHMNIPCLCQFIETNVLDTGHCWFKAR; encoded by the exons ATGGCCTGTGAAAGCCAAGCAGACGGAGCTGAGAAACAAAGTCCCATCTCCTACTGTGGGACCCATGCAGATGAAAGCTCCCTTCACTGGGTGAAAG AGTTTCACAATGGCCAAGTGCTTATGGTTCTCACTGCGAGCAATACCTGCTCTTCCACCGTCTTTGATATGGAGCTTTGTGCAGAGAAACTGAAGACCTTTGGAATTGAG ATGACAAGGGATCAGTGGAGGAATTTAATTCAAAACGCCATTCTGGAACCTGAAGTAAGAAGATACATGTTTTACAACTCCAGAGCTTTTGGGATAGCCATTGCTGTG ATTTTCTACATCTCAATCTGGGCAAATATTTACTCCACCATGCAGCTGTATTCCTTTGGGTGCCGCTGGGACGTCAGCATTCTGGTGACGGTGGCTGCCATAGCACTCACTATAGTTGTTATATTGATTATTGACCAACATCAAAGGAAG ATACATGTGAATACTGATGTGAGGCTGGCAGCTGCCAATGAAGCCTTCATGAAGCACAACTTACTTCTAGGGGTTGCAGATGCCATGGACAGGCACCAGAATGTTCTACAG CTTTGCTTTGTCCATTTCAACCTGGAGCAGTGTCTTCACTCCTTAGCAGGCTATATTACTGAACAGAAGAGAAACCACCAG tctgccctgaggcacaATCTGGACCAGTTCTGCGTCACTATGGAGACAGTGATCCAGTCGGGtcagggaagaggagaggagagtTCATCTGAAGAGTCACCTCTTCTACCCAGTGACAAGAAAGGGACTCTGGCATGCAGTGAACTGCTCCATCTCATTCCAGAGGGAGCTCCAGAG GTGATGGCCCAGCAGCTGTTGGTGATCTTCAGTGGCTATTACATCAGACTCTTGGTTAGTGGTCAGCTCCCTCAGGTGGTCATGTTACGGCATGTGGAACACATGAATATCCCCTGCCTTTGCCAGTTCATAGAGACAAATGTGCTTGACACAGGACACTGTTGGTTCAAGGCCAGGTGA